Proteins found in one Brachypodium distachyon strain Bd21 chromosome 5, Brachypodium_distachyon_v3.0, whole genome shotgun sequence genomic segment:
- the LOC100828358 gene encoding uncharacterized protein LOC100828358 produces the protein MHPTRLALTASSPLPTIPSRSHLAAPGPKPKPNPLNPAPNPSAAAAMLRRLASAAAPRAFFSSSPPAGYTARREYGLVPMVIEHTSRGERAYDIFSRLLKERIVCIHGPIADDTASLVVAQLLFLESENPAKPIHLYINSPGGVVTAGLAIYDTMQYIRSPVTTLCIGQAASMGSLLLAAGAPGERRALPNARVMIHQPSGGASGQASDIAIHAKEILKVRDRLNKIYAKHTGQAIESIEKCMERDMFMDPVEAHSWGLIDEVIEHRPVSLVSDAVASDPPSTGGAGGGENKGTEEPSPA, from the coding sequence ATGCACCCCACTCGTCTGGCTCTaaccgcctcctcccctctccccACCATCCCGTCCCGGTCTCACCTCGCCGCGCCGGGACCCAAGCCCAAACCCAATCCCCTAAACCCAGccccaaaccctagcgccgccgccgccatgctgcgccgcctcgcctccgctgccgcccCGCGGGCCTTCTTCTCGTCCTCCCCGCCGGCGGGCTACACCGCTCGCCGCGAGTACGGGCTGGTCCCCATGGTGATCGAGCACACCTCCCGCGGGGAGCGCGCGTACGACATCTTCTCGCGCCTCCTCAAGGAGCGCATCGTCTGCATCCACGGGCCCATCGCCGACGACACGGCGTCGCTCGTCGTCGCGCAGCTGCTGTTCCTCGAGTCCGAGAACCCCGCCAAGCCGATCCATCTTTACATCAATTCCCCCGGCGGGGTGGTCACCGCGGGCCTCGCGATCTACGACACGATGCAGTACATCCGGTCCCCGGTCACCACGCTCTGCATCGGCCAGGCCGCGTCCATGGGCTCCCTCCTGCTCGCCGCGGGCGCGcccggcgagcggcgcgcgCTTCCGAACGCCCGGGTTATGATCCACCAGCCGTCGGGTGGTGCGTCGGGGCAGGCCTCCGACATAGCTATCCACGCCAAGGAGATCCTCAAGGTGCGTGACCGCCTGAACAAGATCTACGCCAAGCACACAGGCCAAGCCATCGAAAGCATCGAGAAGTGCATGGAGAGGGATATGTTCATGGACCCAGTGGAGGCGCACAGCTGGGGGCTCATTGATGAGGTCATCGAGCACCGCCCCGTTTCACTTGTTTCTGATGCCGTTGCCAGTGATCCACCGAGCACTggtggagctggaggagggGAAAACAAGGGAACAGAGGAGCCATCTCCGGCTTGA